The following proteins come from a genomic window of Corallococcus sp. NCRR:
- a CDS encoding ParA family protein, producing MPVIAFCTIKGGVGKTTLCSHVAAALADAGRRVLLMDLDPQAHASLVLGLESREGPCVADAFGPRPKHKLDEIVVASPKRPGLFIAPGAPRMAALERELFGWGHRLQAIPRALKTLSWTPDVIVVDTPPSIGAFAEAVLACADVVVAPVPTGAFALQGLGEIETAWRDVREEGGQLVAAVNLWDRRTPATNVAMEEALKDVTVPVLKARIPRSEAINQAGLGYEVVFDVSPNAAGAEELRAMARELAKLAGLR from the coding sequence ATGCCGGTCATCGCGTTCTGCACCATCAAGGGAGGCGTCGGGAAGACGACGCTGTGTTCGCACGTGGCGGCGGCGCTGGCGGACGCGGGCCGCCGGGTGCTGCTGATGGACCTGGATCCGCAGGCGCATGCGTCGCTGGTGCTGGGCCTGGAGTCGCGGGAGGGCCCGTGCGTGGCGGACGCCTTCGGGCCTCGGCCGAAGCACAAGCTGGATGAAATCGTGGTGGCGTCACCGAAGCGGCCGGGGTTGTTCATCGCGCCGGGGGCTCCGCGCATGGCGGCGCTGGAGCGCGAGCTGTTCGGCTGGGGTCACCGGCTCCAGGCGATTCCGCGCGCGCTGAAGACGCTGTCGTGGACGCCGGACGTCATCGTCGTGGACACGCCGCCGAGCATCGGGGCGTTCGCGGAGGCCGTGCTGGCATGCGCGGACGTGGTGGTGGCGCCGGTGCCCACGGGTGCGTTCGCGCTGCAGGGGCTGGGCGAGATTGAGACGGCGTGGCGCGACGTGCGCGAGGAGGGCGGCCAGCTGGTGGCCGCGGTGAACCTGTGGGACAGGCGCACGCCCGCGACCAATGTGGCGATGGAGGAGGCGCTGAAGGACGTGACGGTGCCGGTGCTGAAGGCCCGCATCCCGCGCTCGGAGGCCATCAACCAGGCGGGGCTGGGCTACGAGGTGGTGTTCGACGTGAGCCCGAACGCGGCGGGCGCGGAGGAGCTGCGCGCCATGGCCCGCGAGCTGGCGAAGCTCGCGGGGCTGCGCTGA
- a CDS encoding C40 family peptidase: MPITSQRAAFLALVLAQMHAPYRWGAKGQRVSADSPRLFDCSGLVTWAFHQVGGKDWRMTHNTDRLWAECTPVASVADLQAGDLVLYGKAGDPDHVMVHVGAGVVVGASRGGSKTLTLEDALRADAKVKAFTRVVYRPNLLGFR, from the coding sequence GTGCCCATCACCTCGCAGCGCGCCGCCTTCCTCGCCCTCGTCCTCGCGCAGATGCACGCGCCCTACCGCTGGGGCGCGAAGGGACAGCGCGTGTCGGCGGACAGCCCACGCCTCTTCGACTGCTCCGGGCTCGTGACGTGGGCCTTCCACCAGGTGGGCGGGAAGGACTGGCGCATGACGCACAACACGGACCGGCTGTGGGCGGAGTGCACGCCGGTGGCGAGCGTGGCGGACCTGCAGGCCGGTGACCTGGTGCTGTACGGCAAGGCCGGGGACCCGGACCACGTCATGGTGCATGTGGGCGCGGGCGTGGTGGTGGGCGCGTCCAGGGGCGGCAGCAAGACGCTCACGCTGGAGGATGCCTTGCGAGCGGATGCGAAGGTGAAGGCCTTCACCCGGGTGGTATACCGGCCTAACCTGCTGGGATTCCGGTGA